The DNA sequence TGTCTAGCGCATCAGCACGTCGGCTACGTCGGCCTCACGGTGCGTCTGCGCTTCCGCCGACCCCCGCGCAGCCGCGCTATCGCGTTGAGGCCTAGATCCGAAAGCGCACCCGAGTCGGCGCCTGGCTATCGCAGCTCGCGCAAAGCGACACCCGTTCCGCCGCCAAGGCGGAGTGCCGGCGGCAGGCGGAAGCGGCACTCGACCTCTCCACGGCCGCGCTGCTCCTTTGCGTGGAACGGGCGTCAGCCGCCCAGCATCTGGACCCCGGTCGGGATCATTGCGATTGCGAGGGCGGCGCAGCCGGCGAGGCTGACGAGCTCGAGCCCGTCGGGCACCATCAGCATCAAGCTGCCCACGAGCCGTGCGATGCCCTGCCGGGCCGGAAGGGCATCCGAAGCCAGCAGCGCGACCGCGAGGACGGCGAAACCGAGCGGTAGGAGCAGGACCGCCCAGAGCAGCACCATCCACCCGGCCTTGGCATAGAGCGCTCGCAGGCCCGGCGCGAGCTGGGCGAACTCGGACTCCGGCAATCTGTCGAATGCGCTCATGGTCAGGCACAGCGCCCCCTTGTCGGCGGCGAGGGCGATCACCCCGATCACCGCCAGGCCGGCTCCGATCAGGCCGGCCCACTCCGCCGATGAGCCCGCAAACACACCGGTGTAGTGGAACACGATGACAATCAGCAGCGGACAGCACGCGAGCACCGCGACATGCCCGACGTGCAGCAGCCGGTTCCCGTGTGCACGCGCGACCATCTCGGCCGGGTCGGTGATCACGTGCGGATGTCGTAGACCCGGGTGCACGGCGAAGCCGAACGCAAAAAGCGCGGGGAACAACACGAATGCGAGGCCGGTTGAAATGTCCTTCACCGACGTCAGGCTTACGGCTATCAGCGACACGAAGCGTCACCTCTGGACTGGACAAGCGCCTGCGACGCAGACGCGGAATGCTCGATGCAACCTCCCAGCCCCGCGCGCCTCCGGCAACGGTGCATTCAACTGGCCGCGACCGCGGTGAACTACTGCCGTCGCAACTCGACTCCCGCACGGGATGAGAAGCAGCAGTGGCTCGGCTAAGTATGTGCACTGCTCCTTCGAGGCAACGGAGCAGCGCTCCTACGGGCACGAACTGCGCCTGGTGCACCTACATTGAGGGGCTATGGCCGCGCGCGAGCGGCCCTTACTCGACCTTCCACTCCTTGATCCAGCTGTGCTCGACGAGTCCGTGGCGAACGAAAGGGTCGTCGGCCACGAGCTGCGCCGCGTCGTCGGGCGAGTCGGTCTCGAAGCTGATCAGTCCGCCGGACCGGTCGGCGAACGGACCTCCGAGGTACTCGCGCAGCTCGAGCCCCCGCCAGTGGGCGGCGTGCTCGGGTGCGACCGCCGCGACGCGGTCGGGGTCGTCCTTCATGAAGTAGATGTACGAAACCCGCATCGAGCCTCCGTTCCGTGTGCCTCTTGGGACCGTGATCTCCGCGGGAGCTCCGACGCCAATCGCGCAGGAGAACATGGCGACGCTTCCCAGCCAGGCGTCGAACTCGTCCTCGACCGCGCGCTGGATG is a window from the Longimicrobiales bacterium genome containing:
- a CDS encoding YciI family protein, with amino-acid sequence MRVSYIYFMKDDPDRVAAVAPEHAAHWRGLELREYLGGPFADRSGGLISFETDSPDDAAQLVADDPFVRHGLVEHSWIKEWKVE